The region TTTGATTCACAGTAAACATGAAAAACAGCTGATACACACACATGACATAACTACACTAGAAACAGAGCATGTGTGCATGTTTGGTAAAATGTTAAAACTAACTTGGAACTCACAAAACGGACATGAATTGACTTCTAAATTTATCCAAACATAATAATAAAGGATGCCTATACAAGGATATATATAATATACAAGTTCAACCAACATTCCATCTTTCAAGGAACTGAGAGTCAAACTTGAAAGAATATTTTCAACCAATCTGAAAGTACGCTCCAAGTTAAAACAATAAATCTGCATGTTCTCCAGCAAGAGAATGCTGAAATGAAGTTTGATCTTCTGTTGACGAGTTGATAATGAAAATTTCCACCAAAATCAGCACAAAAAGAATGAAAATTTCTTGACAAAGGGAAAGTCTTCACCCCAAATATGGAAAATCCCTCAAGGTGCAGGAGGTGATAAGAAATTATTTCCGGAAGTGCTGTTAATAAGGATGCAAAAGTCAGCAAAGCAACAATTGTATAACTCATTGACATGAGTGTAAAGGTGTTCTTATTTACCTGAGACTCAGTCCTGGTTTTCCAATGAGATTTGCTGGAATTTGACCGGTCAAATTGTTATTTTGTAAAAATCTGCAACAACCAGAGAGAGCAAATTAGGTAACATGAAACAGCAAAGAAGATAAACAACATTAATATCCAAGCCTTTTCCCACTAGGTGGGGGAAAACAACATGAAATGACAAATTAACTGACAGAACTTCCTTAAGAGGGGGTGGCACCCAAGATTCGAAGGatacataatttaaaaataaaagacaTGTATGAGCTACATTACTATCAAAGTAACTAGATTTTTCCTATTTGTAAATTTCTGATGAACAAATTTCTTGCATTGATTGGATAAAAGTATGCAACAACTGAACAATCAAGTTTCTTATTTCTTCAATATACACATAATCCACCAAGTTTCCTCAGAATACTTATGGATTAGGCCAAAGCCAAAATGCATTTAGCTATCAATAAATTTCCGTTCTGATGCTCCCTAATGTATTGTAATTGTAACCAAATATGAAAAGATAGTAAGTGGGCCAAAATTTTGTTTGGGCCCAGTTGATTTTCCAGAGATAATGGAAATTATCAGTATTTGGGAATTAGttaagatgaattttttttggagggGGGGGGGGTCAGGAAAAATTTTACACACTGAAATAGCAAAAGGAAAAGCTTTGCTTGTAACCTCTAGTATATCTTAGGGGGTAGAACTTACACTTCATGTAAGGTGCTGATGTTCCCTAAGGATGAGGGAATCTCTCCAGTGAATTGATTGTCTTCCAAGTGCCTTAAAATACAAAATGACAATATGCAAATATTGAGCTCCATGAATACATTGATGATTGAAGAACTCTCAGATTTCAAACATTTGAATTGTGCATATTGCTTTCGAACACAATTGTACGAGTTACTTCAGGATACAAAGAACtagtaaataaaatatttgttttcaaTGAATGAAAAATTATAGACTAGCTACAGCCATCAATGTGATTAATCATATGCTAAAATGTAAACCATCATATAAAACACATGCAAAACTTACAATGTCTCCAACAACGTTAGTGAACTGAGTTCAGGTATCTGTCCTGACAAACTGTTATTCCCAAGCCAGCTGCAAAAGGAAAAGGTTAGCcgataaaaaataaattgaatgcTAAATATCATGAACTGATACATTTAAACTTAGAACCTACATGTTTGCCAGGGCAGTCATATTGGCAACAAAAGGTGATAAAGATCCTGAAAGATTCATATTTGTCAAGTTTCTGCAAACAACATGGAATCATAAGTGATCATTAATGCAGCACAATAAGACTTAGCGGTGAAAGTATTATGCTATAATAACTCAAATCTGAGCTTACAAAGTCACTACACGGATCCGGGGTCCTTCAGAGCATGTGATACCAGTCCATGAGTACTGCCGAGGCATACAAGGATCACCACTCCAATCAAGTGGAGGATTCCGGAGGCTCTCCTTTACTTTTACCAAAGCAATAACTGTCAAGAGAAAGTCCCCTTTTAAAACCTTGCGTGTTCACAATTAACATCATACAAGCACACTAGAACAAGATTGGGATTTGAAATAAAGAATTGCCAAACAACCATTGCCAATAAGCCAAAAGGGGCAACCTGATGTAACTCAACCTATGACCTAACTCACACTGTAGCAACTCTAACCGTTGCCGCAAGGCTCTCCTTCTCTTTGAAaaccaaaacaaagaaaatttgaaaatttctCTGATACCTGGGAAGGAAAACTTAACGTAGGTCAACATGTTATGGCAATGTTGACAAGTAATAGTATACCTTGCACTTCTCAGTTCTCACCACAAATTTGTCCAAATTCATAATCTTCTCACTCAGCTAGTGCAAACATATAAGTATAAAATGATATTAGTGACAATTTAAAACCTATAACTATGTTTATCTTCAATTACTCCCTTTATCCTTTAACAATATCCTATTTCTGTTTTTCTTCAACTTCTCTCTAGAAAAAATTTCAACATTGATGAGTGGCAGAATAGATCTTAGACATATATTTCCAGGCAGCACTGGCCGCTGGAGGAACATTTCCTCTCTTTCACGTGCTCAGAAACACCAATTTTCTGGTTGGCTATGAATGTAGTGTCTTGGCCATAAGATTATTTTACAAATGACCCAGAGTTAAGCAAAGAAACATGAAATCAAAAGCTATACCATCTCGGATCGAAGTTGTTCCTCCAAGTGACCGCACATCAAATATTTCACCAGCATTGATCAAGGGGCCCAATGATGAGCTAGCAGCAGGGGTTAAAGTTACTGTTGTATGACCAGAAAGAGGCCACTGGTTGGCAAAGACAACAACACCTGATGGGATCGCATTCAAATTGCGGTAATAAGTTACACCGTTTACACTTACGTTAAAAATCCTTGATCCGCCAGTGTTGTCAGCAAAGTATAAAGCGACATAGTATTTGGAGCTTGGAAGTGATACTGCAGGCCATCTCATTTGCAATTCCTCCAATTGGTCAGACCCTAGATGTGTCTCAAATACTTTTGAAGGTGGAAGGTTCCAAAAATCAGAAACAGAAACATTGGCAGTGCTTGCTTTGGTTGAATTACTCTGGCCTAATGGCTCCCAGATACGGTCAAACCGATCATCAGGATATCTGAttgaaaaaataacacatcTGGCATTAGAGGtgaggaaaaataaatttggtAAATCCAATAATTGGTGACACACAACATATGAAATCTAAATTCCAATTTCAGTTCTGAAATTAATGAGGCCCCGTTTGGGAAAACAACTCAATTAAGTGCTTATGGTCGTGCTTATGACATAAGACCataagcacttattcataagctattttaaaaagtttattgaaacaagttgaaaataagctatatataagcataagttctttttcataagctatcctgagtagcttatgaaaaaagctcaaaacaacttatgatAGACTCTCCTAAACACTTGCacaagcgcttatgctatcaaataagctctcccaaacggGCCTTAATCCATAAGTGATAATCCCcttcaacttcaacttcaaGTATCATGTAAGATGTAACCTATGACATGCTCATTCATTAGTATCTCTCTTCTAGGTTCTagaggttgttgttgttgttcttcctcACCAAATTATCAAAGGAGAAAAATACTCTAGGGACTAGGGATCAGCTAATTACATAAGAGAATTTTCATGGTGAAGCATTCCAAAATAAGATCagacataaaaaaaattgaaaaaaaaatccacaaaCTCCAGACTATAACCAAATGAATATATGCAGAAATGAATCACAAACAAAAGGAATCAATCAAGGAAAGAAGGATTTAACACTGACCGAATGGGTAATCCAGAGTAGCCAAAACTGTTCCTGGCAACCAAGGTCATGGAAAAATTGTTGAAATCGGTGGTGTTGTAGAGGGAATCACCGAGAATCAAAAACTCCAAAGAAGAGATAAACGGGTCAGATTCGGTGCGATTGTTCGAGCCGATACAGAAGGTCATGAACTTCCCCTTAGCTAAGAAAACCCCTTCATAGAACGTAGAGTTCCCGTTGACATAATCCGCAGTCGTGTTGACCACAGTCCACAAGGTCCCATCGACGATCTGGTCAAACACCGGCGGCGAAGGGTGATCGGGGCCGTTGACTCCGCCGTAGAAATACGTAGACCGCACCAGGTACTTTGAGCCGCGAAACACGTGAATATTATTGTAGCAGTGCTTCTTGATGTTTAAAGGGAAGGATCGGAGGGTTTTGAGAGTGGGGATCAGAACAGGGGAGGTCACGTTTTTGGGTGTTCCGGTGGAGATGAATCCGGAATCGGAAAGCCATGAACGGCCGTCGATTTGGGTCGCGGAGGGGGCCCCACAGTTGATGAGGAAACctctgggtggtggtggtggggtttgggagagggagagggagaagggtgagaagaggaggaggaagatgagggacatggtggtggtggtggtgtttggGGGGAGTGGTTAGgggaaagagaagaagaagtggtggGGAAGAAAACAGGAAGGAAGGGATGAAGAAAAGAATAATAGTTGTTGTTGTGTGTTGTGACTGAGTTGTGTGACGCGGGAAACAACGATTTTTGTTTACTGGTCAAAACTGAAAGGAAGACGGCAACATTCTACTCGTTTTTCCATTATTATTATATACGAAAATGAATGATTGAAGAGCCGGTTCTGTTGCACTTGCAGCATGTTTTGTGTTGAGGTAGAGCTAGTATAGAAAGCATTTCATTAGTGGATTTGACTTTCTTTCTTTGATTTGGTTGGCAGCTACAGCGGCCATCAATGTCACAAGTGTCGTCTCTGCCAACACCAACTAGTGAGATGAAAAGTGATGATGGTGGATGTTAGTCGTGGTAccagtggtggcggcggtgacaTCCTATGTCCATTTTTCACACTTCATAACTCTTAGACCTTGATCCTTATTAAAATTCCTTCGTCTTTTATGAAACTTTTTACAAAATTATACTTAGGTAGCATTTGGTAGACAAGATGAGAAGGGAACAGAACGGGACATCTGGGTTTTGTTCCACGTTTAtcatgtttttaagatggaacggaacggTACATAAGGCTTCTGAACGGAACACTTTGATTCTCTAAAAAAGGGTGGAaaggaagggaacggaacagaacaatttttaaaaatacttGTATTGACAAATTTATCCCTAGGTTTATCCTATATTTTTCCTAATTCGTACCCTTCAATCTTGTCCTCGTCGTTGAACCTTTCTCCCATATGCAAGTGTGCATCATTTTCTCTATGATCTAGCAACACAAACTAATAAGTAATTCACGTAACTCATTTTTTTTCCAGCGAAGTCCAATTCATTTTCTATTCAATGCCTTTCAAACAGTGATGGATGGAGGCGGCTTCTACAGGCACTGTTGCAAAAATAGGGGAACAATAATTGCAGAGAAGAATTAGGGTTAAAGAACTTAGAATTTTTTTGGATTGTGCATTAGGGAACAACTGTTCATGGTGAGAATGTGTTTTCTTAAAAATTTTACGAATTTGGAAATATAAGAAATTTAGAATTTGTTTGATCTCACAACGAAAGATGCGTAgaaattttctgggtttggcATCTGCTATTTTTTCCTGTTAAAGGGACAAcgtgttttttttattatgatttaattaattatttacaaaattttgaatttgggtatatatgtaattaatctTATGGTATTGATCTAATGGTACCGTTCTGTGCTCTGTTTACCAAATACAATGCACAGAACATTATTATCCTGTTACGTTCTGTTCCATCCCGTTCCgttaccaaacgctaccttagaCTTTGGCTACCTATTGGAGTGCCCCATCTTAAAGCTCAAGACCTTAACATCATACGTCTACTAAATACCCCACTAGTTAATGTACAACCTACAAATGTCCTCATTCCCATAAGGAGGTTATGTTGACTATACTTtttactagaaattaaacccgtgcgttgcacgggttcgtttttaatttgtattttttaattgtaatatttaaatttgcagaaaggtaagaaagctattatttagaagaagatttagaattaaatataattgagttatgatattctcacactttctttctctaataagggaaaaaaggatcaaacaggtagatttcttttttttttcttcaacggaagaaaaaataggtagatttctattgagattgaaataagagtagttttttttttatataaaagaaatttaattacttacttagattagtattgaaatgaacgtggtagtctactattttttttttctaatattgatttagtcattgcagtaatgttatcagttgtgctaatttttttttatcaagattgatgtggttgtttaccattgctggtggcatagaagttcttttaaaatcacttccacgaacataaaaaatagattctatctaactgcaagatggacgtcatttgttccctttgaatgattaagttgctattttttttccataatatgacaatattgaggagtgaaagattcctatttcttatcaagaatatagtgagtactacattttacacttatctttctagtgcagtatataaatttatgtggctcacactttgttactaatttgtgtcatataaatatagaaatgatgatatatttgtatgatttcaattgaatgagaagaattgtttagtaaattatcatatatgtgaaactcacagttttattttcTAATCATCTGTAACGGGGAAatatcactaagtaatgtgtgtttcttgttgttgttggtgatcTTTCTccagcaataaagaaataagaatgagtaatttaaaaaagcaattttgaaattaactaaaataattaaaaatgacatacttgttgaagtagttagagacaattgtcatttttttctcaccaacaactgaagtctaagaaatatgaataatttgagtttgtgagtgatttcactggtttatttatatagagatataatagatgcatggttcaatataatacatttcattttttatttatttaatgtagatagttgaatagcctcctgacactaacaattttattcagtttttgacactggtattgccatcatgccactatttttaatttaatgttagtttttcttcggagttactatgttaaggaattctaagagtttgcgagtttaagaaaaatagacatatattcctgcagaaaattggactgcaaactaagaccattgcatatcaagatttattttggcggaagtatgctttattgttaatagtttttttttcttggactaaattgatattagtttaaaattaacattaaatttgattttaatttaaggtactgtgctaaaaccatttgcagatataactttgtggtttgttacacttttggcatgaatgttactcttttgcttatacatttgatatttattaagtttaaaactgaaatcgTTAGTGCACGAGTTTCCACTACCCGTTCATTCactcactaagctatctcattaaaacaccagtttttttactaatatatatagatagatagatattttttttggaaaaaccaaatatatatatataaataattactttgggaaataagagccccaagtacaatatagatagatgtatattgatagaattttttttattttaaaagtattttatctaaattatttaagaataaatattattttg is a window of Lotus japonicus ecotype B-129 chromosome 5, LjGifu_v1.2 DNA encoding:
- the LOC130717840 gene encoding leucine-rich repeat receptor-like serine/threonine-protein kinase At2g14510 → MSLIFLLLFSPFSLSLSQTPPPPPRGFLINCGAPSATQIDGRSWLSDSGFISTGTPKNVTSPVLIPTLKTLRSFPLNIKKHCYNNIHVFRGSKYLVRSTYFYGGVNGPDHPSPPVFDQIVDGTLWTVVNTTADYVNGNSTFYEGVFLAKGKFMTFCIGSNNRTESDPFISSLEFLILGDSLYNTTDFNNFSMTLVARNSFGYSGLPIRYPDDRFDRIWEPLGQSNSTKASTANVSVSDFWNLPPSKVFETHLGSDQLEELQMRWPAVSLPSSKYYVALYFADNTGGSRIFNVSVNGVTYYRNLNAIPSGVVVFANQWPLSGHTTVTLTPAASSSLGPLINAGEIFDVRSLGGTTSIRDVIALVKVKESLRNPPLDWSGDPCMPRQYSWTGITCSEGPRIRVVTLNLTNMNLSGSLSPFVANMTALANIWLGNNSLSGQIPELSSLTLLETLHLEDNQFTGEIPSSLGNISTLHEVFLQNNNLTGQIPANLIGKPGLSLSTSGNNFLSPPAP